One window of the Nicotiana tabacum cultivar K326 chromosome 4, ASM71507v2, whole genome shotgun sequence genome contains the following:
- the LOC107761561 gene encoding uncharacterized protein LOC107761561: MLRHGHLKELLNDNGRNNFARGREPQGPPNPLSPARTINMIIGGGDDTSINGVKFTITHKLKWSITCKRYDGLEESIIFDDSDADSLTFPHNDALVITLRILDIDVKRIMVDDGSRACIIHPRVLTQMRREDKIVSRCIMLTGFNNAVERTSG; encoded by the coding sequence ATGTTGCGGCATGGACACCTCAAAGAGCTCCTAAACGACAATGGGAGAAATAACTTCGCCAGAGGACGTGAACCCCAAGGCCCACCGAATCCTCTATCACCAGCTCGTactatcaacatgatcatcggcggcggcGACGACACCTCTATCAACGGTGTGAAGTTCACCATTACTCACAAGCTCAAGTGGTCTATCACCTGCAAACGGTACGAcggactcgaagaaagtatcatcttcgatgatTCAGATGCCGACAGTTTGACTTTCCCTCATAATGATGCCCTCGTCATTACTTTACGCATTTTAGATATTGATGTCAAACGTATCATGGTGGACGATGGAAGTAGAGCgtgcattatccatccccgagtccTCACCCAAATGAGACGCGAGGACAAGATAGTGTCGCGCTGTATCATGCTAAccggttttaataatgcagttgagCGGACATCAGGATAA